A single region of the Vicia villosa cultivar HV-30 ecotype Madison, WI linkage group LG4, Vvil1.0, whole genome shotgun sequence genome encodes:
- the LOC131597355 gene encoding uncharacterized protein LOC131597355 — MCFKCGQPGHKSIVCTADVKRCFRCGKLGHAISNCKFKEMVCFACGAEGHIGSQCPKKGAQFGGRVFALAGTSIASEDRLVRGTCFINGIPLITIIDTGATHCFIAADCAFKLGLVLSPMSREMVIETPAKGSVATSLICLGCPLSNFDKDFVVDLICLPLSGLDVILGMNWLEHNCVHINCFSKTLKFSSPQEEDDGLLSSRQLRRLMQDKA, encoded by the coding sequence atgtgcttcaagtgtggtcaaCCTGGCCATAAGAGCATTGTTTGTACTGCTGATGTGAAGAGATGTTTCCGGTGTGGCAAGTTGGGTCACGCTATTTCTAATTGCAAGTTCAAGGAGATGGTTTGTTTTGCTTGTGGTGCTGAAGGGCACATTGGTAGCCAGTGTCCAAAGAAGGGGGCACAATTTGGAGGAAGAGTGTTTGCTCTAGCTGGTACTTCTATAGCCAGTGAGGATCGGCTAGTGcgaggtacatgtttcattaatgGTATCCCTTTAATTACTATCATTGATACTGGTGCTACGCACTGTTTTATTGCTGCTGATTGTGCTTTTAAgttgggtcttgtgttgtctcCCATGAGTAGAGAAATGGTAATCGAAACTCCAGCTAAAGGATCGGTGGCTACTTCTCTTATCTGTTTGGGTTGTCCTTTGTCGAATTTTGACAAAGACTTTGTTGTGGATTTGATTTGTTTGCCTTTGTCTGGATTAGATGTAATCTTAGGTATGAATTGGTTAGAGCATAactgtgttcatatcaactgttttagcAAGACTTTGAAgttttcttctcctcaagaagAAGACGATGGGTTGTTATCTAGTAGGCAGTTGAGGCGATTGATGCAAGATAAAGCTTAG
- the LOC131597356 gene encoding uncharacterized protein LOC131597356, translated as MAGSNDAAIAAALEAMAQAMQNQPNADENVGSRSLVTFQRENPSVFKGMHDPDGALDWLKELERIFRVMDCTPAQKVRYGTHMLAKEADDWWLETLARLEASGEEVTWNVFRREFLRKYYPEDVRGKKEIEFLELTQGNKSVTEYAAKFTELIKFYPHFDGEGAEFSKCIKFQNGLRTEIKKAIGYQKIRVFSDLVDSCRIFEEDNNTHYKMVNDKKSKNQ; from the coding sequence ATGGCTGGAAGTAATGATGctgcgatagctgctgctttggaagcgatgGCTCAGGCTATGCAGAACCAACCGAATGCTGACGAGAATGTTGGATCTCGTAGTTTGGTGACTTTCCAAAGGGAGAATCCGTCAGTGTTCAAGGGTAtgcatgaccctgatggtgctcttgattggctGAAGGAGCTCGAGCGAATCTTCCGTGTTATGGATTGTACTCCTGCACAGAAGGTTAGATATGGCACTCATATGCTGGCtaaggaagctgatgattggtggttgGAGACGCTTGCTAGGTTGGAGGCTTCAGGTGAGGAAGTCACTTGGAATGTGTTTCGtagggaatttctgagaaagtactatcctgaagatgttcgagGTAAGAAAGAGATAGAGTTCCTAGAGTTGACGCAAGGGAACAAGTCCGTGaccgagtatgctgccaagttcacTGAGTTGATTAAGTTCTATCCTCACTTTGATGGCGAAGGTGCTGAGTTCTCCAAGTGTATCAAGTTCCAAAATGGATTGCGTACGGAGATTAAGAAGGCTATTGGTTACCAAAAGATCCGTGTGTTTTCTGACTTGGTGGATAGTTgcagaatctttgaggaagataacaaCACTCATTACAAGATGGTGAATGACAAGAAGAGTAAGAATCAGTAA